One genomic window of Cupriavidus oxalaticus includes the following:
- a CDS encoding FadR/GntR family transcriptional regulator — MAMFREGKTGAIEIRKQKRADLVAEELKRLITQRNLRPGDKLPHEVKLQQMFSVSKSTIREALKSLEVQGLIRVSTGPTGGGTIVEVPLDRTFQLMQNYLFFKDVGIADIYTVRRLLEPELAAGAVPHLTEDDFKALERTIDLCDPASAAAATPLLDQRQEDLTFHDILAAANPNPMLRFSCELINEMIRQLVVFGNDTPACEHEKFGAANVKFHKRIVEAARERDAETVRTLMSAHMEECTHYVTRMNGRVHGRLVLDSEMPRRGRTLPADHDELE; from the coding sequence ATGGCGATGTTTCGGGAGGGCAAGACTGGCGCCATCGAGATCCGCAAGCAAAAGCGCGCGGACCTGGTGGCAGAAGAACTCAAGCGGCTGATTACCCAGCGCAACCTGCGCCCTGGCGACAAGCTGCCGCATGAGGTCAAGCTGCAGCAGATGTTCTCTGTCAGCAAGAGCACGATCCGCGAGGCGCTCAAGTCGCTGGAAGTGCAGGGCCTGATTCGGGTTAGCACCGGGCCGACGGGCGGGGGCACGATCGTGGAAGTCCCGCTGGACCGCACCTTCCAGCTCATGCAGAACTACCTGTTCTTCAAGGACGTCGGCATTGCCGACATCTATACCGTGCGCCGACTGCTGGAGCCGGAGCTTGCCGCCGGCGCGGTGCCACACCTCACAGAGGACGATTTCAAGGCGCTGGAACGCACCATCGACCTGTGCGACCCGGCATCGGCCGCGGCCGCGACTCCGCTGCTGGACCAGCGCCAGGAAGACCTGACCTTCCACGACATCCTTGCCGCGGCCAATCCCAACCCGATGCTGCGGTTTTCCTGCGAGTTGATCAACGAGATGATCCGTCAGTTGGTGGTGTTCGGCAACGACACCCCTGCCTGCGAGCATGAGAAATTCGGCGCTGCCAACGTCAAGTTCCACAAGCGCATTGTCGAGGCGGCACGCGAGCGCGACGCCGAGACGGTACGCACGTTAATGTCAGCCCATATGGAAGAGTGCACGCATTACGTCACGCGCATGAACGGACGGGTACATGGCCGCCTGGTGCTCGACTCCGAAATGCCCCGGCGCGGCCGGACGCTGCCGGCAGACCACGACGAGCTTGAATGA